The Mycolicibacterium insubricum DNA segment CCCTGGGCCGCCAGCAATGCCACATCGGAGGCCGGGAAGAACTTGGTGACCGGCAGCAGCTCGATCTGGGCCGGGTCGCGCCCGGCGGCCTCCGCAGCGGCGGACACGCGTTGCCGCAAGGCCGCCAGCGCCTCGGCCAGCTGCGTGCCGCGCTCGGTCGGCGAGGTCACTGCATCCACACGACCGACGCCAGCCGGCCGGTGGGGGCGCCGCGCCGGTGGCTGAACAGGTCGGTGTCGGCTACCGTGCAGCGCGGATCGACGGCAACCGAACCGAGGCCCAGATCGCCGAGCTGCCTTGCGATTCCGGCTCGTAGATCCAGACCCGGGGTGCCGGCCGCGGTGCGCACCCGACTGCCCGGGAGTGCCGCCTCGACGTCGTCGGCCATCTCGGCGGGCACTTCGTAGTTGGCCCCGCTGACCGCCGGTCCCAGCCACGCGGTCATGTCGGCGACCTGCGCACCGGCGGCGACCATGGCCTCCACGGTGCGCGCGACGATGCCCTTGGCCGCACCGACACGGCCGGCGTGCACGGCGCCGATGACTCCGGCCTCCTCATCGCCCAACAACACCGGCACACAGTCGGCGGTGATCACCGCCAGCGCCAGCCCGGCGGTGGTGGTGATCAGCGCGTCGGTGTCGTCGACGGCGGTGCCGCGGGGTTCATCGACGCGCACGACGGCGTCACCGTGCACCTGGTTCATCCAGATCAGATGGTCGGGCGCCACACCGATGGTGTCGGCCAACCGCCGCCGGTTGGCCGCGACGGCCGCCGGATCGTCGCCGACGTGGTCGCCGAGATTGAAGGTGTCGAACGGCGGTGCCGAGACACCGCCGGCCCGGGTGGTGCTGACCCGACGGATGGTATGCGGCGGTCCCGGCTTCGCCTCGGCTCCGCCGGCGCGCGCCCTATCCCGCATGTCTCATCCAAACCTCAGTCGCCCACCAACTCCGCCGAGCCTCGCCGAACCGCCCGATGGTATGCGGCACGGCCGGAGGATCAGTGCCGCATGAACGGCGGGACGTCGACGTCGTCGTCGTCATCGCCGCCGCCGACACTGACCGTCGCGCCGTTGGTGTGCAGTGAGGCGCTGGCCGCGGCGGCCGGCTCGAACACCGAGGACGTGACGCCCGGGCCGAGGTTTCCGGCCCGCGCCGAGGTGAACACGGCGCCACCGGGCGCGGCGGCCGGCGTCGCCGCCAGGCCGGGGGCCGCCTTGCGGTGCACGGTGCCGGCCTCGAACCCGGCCGCGATGACGGTGACCCGCACCTCGTCGCCGAGCGAGTCGTCGATGACGGTGCCGAAGATGATGTTGGCATCGGGGTGCGCGGCGTCCTGCACCAGCGAGGCGGCCTCGTTGATCTCGAAGAGGCCGAGGTCGCTGCCACCGGCGACGGACAGCAGCACGCCCTGGGCGCCCTCCATCGACGCCTCCAGCAGCGGCGAGTTGATGGCGATCTCGGCGGCCTTGAGCGCCCGCCCGTCGCCGCGCGCGGCGCCGATGCCCATCAGGGCGGTGCCGGCGCCGCTCATCACGCCCTTGACGTCGGCGAAGTCCACGTTGATCAGGCCCGGGGTGGTGATCAGGTCGGTGATGCCCTGCACACCGTTGAGCAGCACCTCATCGGCGCTGCGGAACGCGTCCATCAGCGAGACGGCGGCGTCGCCCATCTGCAGCAGCCGGTCGTTGGGGATGACGATGAGGGTGTCGCAGCTCTCCCGCAGCGCGTTGATCCCGGTTTCGGCCTGGTTGGAGCGCCGCTTGCCCTCGAAGGAGAACGGGCGGGTGACCACGCCGACGGTCAGCGCACCGAGCTTGCGGGCGATGGTGGCCACCACGGGCGCACCGCCGGTGCCGGTGCCGCCGCCCTCACCGGCGGTGACGAACACCATGTCGGCGCCGCGCAGCAGCTCCTCGATCTCGTCCTTGGCGTCCTCGGCGGCCTTGCGGCCGACCTCGGGATCGGCGCCGGCGCCCAGGCCGCGGGTGGAATCCCGGCCGACGTCCAGCTTGACGTCGGCGTCGCTCATCAGCAGCGCCTGCGCGTCGGTGTTGATGGCGATGAACTCGACACCCTTGAGGCCCTGTTCGATCATCCGGTTGACGGCGTTGACGCCGCCACCGCCGATGCCGACCACCTTGATCACGGCGAGGTAGTTGTGCGGGGGGGTCATTGGTCGTCTTCCTCCCAGGGATATTGCTGCATTGACTCGGTCGAACCCCCCGCCAAAACCCTCAACCTCAACCATAGGCTTAGAGTTATGTCAAGTTGTTCCGTATGTTTTGGAACCGTAGGGCCGCTACCCGGCCGCGACGCGTAGGCGCGCCGGTGTGTCCCCCGAGTTTTTCGCCACGTCCCGATCCGCGCCGCAGGGCCCCGGCACGCGGGTGACCACGGTGGCCGGCGGGGCCGATGAGACCCGTGGGGCCTACTTGACGGTGGCCAGTTCCGGGCTGGACACGTCGTAGCTGCGCCCCGGCACCGTCAGCAGGGCGGCCAGCTTCTCGGCCTTCTCCTGACTGCGATCGGTGCTGCCCCACACCACCACCCGGCCGTCGGTCAGCGTGAGGGTCACCGCGGCCGCCGTCGGCGCCGCCACCCGGCCCACCTGGCCGGCGATCTCCGGGCGCAGGGTGGTCAGCACCTCCAGCGCCGCCCGGGTCGACGGGTCACCCGGGCCCGGGTTCTCCACGTCGAGATAGGGCAGACTCTGCGCCGGGTCCTCGCTGCCGAAATCCACCCCGACGCGGTCGTAGACGTGCGGGCCGTCGGGAAAGTCGCGCATCGCCACCGGAATTCGCTCGGCGATGGTGATCCGCACAGTGGACGGATACTCGCGCTGCACCCGCGCGCTGGCCACCCGCCGGATCCCGGCCACCCGCGCGGCGACCGCATCGGTGTCCAGCTGCAGCAGTGGCAGGCCGTGGGGCACCGCCGCCACATCGAGCACCTCGTCGCGGCCGACCGCCTGGGTGCCGAACACGTCGACCGAGCGCACCGACATCAACGGCGTGAAGTACAGCACCAGCCCCAGGCCGACGACCAGCACCGCCGCCAGGACTGCCCACACCAGCGCCTTCAGTCCGCGCACCACCCCGCGCGACGGCGTCCGGTGCGGTTCCACCGACGCCGCGTCGGCCTTGCGCTTGGCCTCCAGCCGGGCGCGCTCCAGGGTCCGGGCCCGTTCGGACAGCGCCCGGCGCTCGGCGCGTTCGCGGCGTTCCCGCCGGCGCGGCCCCTCGAAGTCCGCACCCGCCGAATCCTCCTCCGGCCCGGCGTCCTGCTCGGCCTCCTGCGCGGCTTGTTGCCCGGCGAGGTCGTCGGCCGCGTCCGGATCCGGCTCGTCGCTCACCACGACGCCCCGGGCGAACGACCCGCCCGATCGGCCAGGGCCGCGAGGATCTCCGGACCCAGCAGGGTCACGTCGCCGGCGCCCATGGTGACGACGACGTCACCGGGCTCGGCGGCCTCGGCGACCCGGGCGGCCACCGCCGAGAAGTCCGGCAGGTACGCGACCGGGACGGTGACCTTCTCGGCGATGGTGGCACCGCTGACCCCGGCGATCGGCTGCTCCCGCGCGGCATACACGTCGAGCACGAAGACCCGGTCCGCGCCGCTGAGCGCCGCGGCGAACTCGTCGGCGAAAGTCTTTGTGCGGGAATACAGGTGCGGCTGGAAGACGGCGAGAACCCGGCCGTCGCCGGCCTGCTCGGTGACGGTCCGCAGCGCGGTGAGCACCGCACGCACCTCGGTCGGGTGATGGGCGTAGTCGTCGAACACCCGGACGCCGTCGGCGGTGCCGACCAACTCGAATCGGCGCCGTACCCCCTCGAAGGTCTCCAGGCCCTCCAGCACCAGATCCACCGGGGCTCCGGCCTCCCGGGCCGCCAACACCGCGGCCAGCGCGTTGAGGGCCATGTGCCGGCCGGGCACCGCCAGTCGCATCGCCCGCGGATGCGTCTCCCCCGCCAGCGCGATCTCGGCGACCGCGCCGGTGCCCTGCTGCACCCAGCTCAGCAGTGTCGCGGCCGGTTCCGGCCCGTCCGGGTCGGGGCGGCTGCCGTAGGGCAGCACCCGAATCCCGCGGGCGGCGGCCCGGCGCGCCAGGGCGGCGGCGCCCGGGTCGTCGGCGCAGACCACCAGCGCACCGCCGTCGACGATCCGGTCGCAGAAGGCGTCGAACACCTCGGTGTACGCGTCGGCGCTGCCGAAGAAGTCCAGGTGGTCGGCCTCGATGTTGGTCACCACCGCCACGTCCGGGTGGTATTCCAGCAGCGATCCGTCGCTCTCGTCGGCCTCGGCGACGAAGATCGACCCGCTGCCGTGGTGCGCGTTGGTGCCGGCCTCCCCCAGGTCGCCACCGACGGCGAAGGATGGATCCTGACCGGCGTGCTGCAGGCCGACGATCAGCATCGACGTGGTGGTGGTCTTGCCGTGGGTACCGGTGACCAGCAGGCTGGTCGACCCGGCCATCAGCTTGGCCAGCACCACCGGCCGCAGGATCACCGGGATTCCGCGCCGCTGCGCCTCGACCAGCTCGGGGTTGGTCTTGGGGATGGCCGCGTGGGTGGTGATGACGGCCGTCGGTCCCCCCGGCAGCAGGTCCAGCGATGACGCGTCGTGACCGATGCGCACCAGCGCGCCGCGGGCGCCGAGGGCCCGCACGCCGCGGGACTCCTTGGCATCGGATCCGGACACTAGGGCGCCGCGGTCCAGCAGGATGCGCGCGATTCCCGACATGCCGGCTCCGCCGATGCCGACCATGTGCACCCGGCGCAGTTCTTCGGGCAGCTCAGCCATCTAGGACCTCCCCCGGCCGGCCAGCTCCAGTGCCGCGCGGGCCACCCGGTCGGCGGCATCGCGGTGCCCGGCGGCACCGGCGGCTGCGGTCATGGCGGCGAGCCGGTCCGGATCGGCCAGCAGCCCGCCGACGGTGTCCGACACCAGCTCCGGAGTCAGGTCGGCGTCGTCCACCAGCAGGGCGCCGCCGGCGGCGACCACCGGCAGCGCGTTGAGTCGCTGTTCCCCGTTGCCGATCGGCAGCGGCACGTAGACCGCGGGCAGCCCGCCCGCCGACAGTTCGGCCACCGTCATCGCCCCGGACCGGCAGATCGCCAGGTCCGCGGCGGCGTAGGCCAGATCCATCCGGTCCAGATAGGGCACCGCGACGTACGGCGGATCGCCGGGACCACGGTGCGGCAGGTCCAGGGTGTTCTTCGGGCCGTGGGCGTGCAGCACCGAGATACCGCGGCCGGCCAGGTCGGCCGCCGCGCCGGAGACCGCACGGTTCAGCGACGCCGCACCCTGGGAGCCGCCGAAGACCAGCAGCACGACGGCATCGTCGGCGAAACCGAAATGCTCACGGGCCGAGGAGCGCAGCGCGGCCCGATCCAGCGTGGTGATCGCCGAACGCACCGGCATCCCCACCACCTCGGCGCCGGGCAACCCGCAGTCGTCGACGGCGGCGAGCACGCGATCGGCCATGCGCGCGCCGACCTTGTTGGCGATACCGGCGCTCGCGTTCGCCTCGTGGATGAGCACCGGCACCCGGCGCCGGCGCAGGCCGCGACGGGCGGCGAGGTAGGCCGGCAGGGCGACATAGCCGCCGAAACCGATCACCACGTCGGCGTCGACGTCGTCGAACACCGCGCGGGTTTCGCGCACGGCGCGGCGCACCCGCAGCGGAAGCCGGGCCAGGTCGGCGTTGAGCTTGCGCGGCAGCGGAACCGGGGTGATCAGCCGCAGGTCGTAGCCCCGCTTGGGCACCAGCCTGGTCTCCAGACCGCGTTCGGTACCCAGCACGGTGATCCGCACATCGGCGCCGCTGGCGCGCAGTGCGTCGGCCACGGCCAGGGCCGGTTCCACGTGTCCCGCGGTGCCGCCGCCGGCGAGCACCACCGAAACAGCGCCCCCGGGGTTGGGGTTACCCGCGTCGTTCACCCGTAACGATGACCTTCCAGTGTGGGCACGCCGCGCGGTTGACGGTGTCCGGCCGGCGGCGCAGCCCTGCGATTTCCCGCTCCGGCGCCGCGCCGCGGCGTCGCGGCGGCCCGCGCGGAACGGTCCGTGGCGACCTTAGCGGATCGCTGTGCTTTCGCCCGTCCGGACCGGCCCGCGGCGGTTGCACCACTGTGTTCGGCGGCCCGCCGGCGCGGGCGGGGTGGTTGTTCGTCGCGGCGGGCCCGTGCCGGTTCCCGTTCCCGGCGCGCGGTGGGTTCCCTGCGGGCGGGATCCTTGCGGGCCGGTTGCCGGCGGGCCGGCGCAGCCGGGCGCTTCTTGGCGGGCTTGCGCGGCGGGGCGGGTTTCGCCGGTGCCGCGGCGCGGGGCGCCGGTTTCCTGATGCGTGCCGCGGCCACCGGGTTGGGCTGGAACACCTCGGGCGGCGGCAACCGCAGCACCCGGGTCATGGTGTCGTCGCGACCGGCCCGCAGTGCGGCGACGGCGTCGGGTTCGTGCCGGGCGGCGTTGGCCATCAGCCCGATCATCAGCAGGGTGGTGGCCGTCGAGGTGCCGCCCGCCGATATCAGTGGCAGCTGCACACCGGTCACCGGCAGCACACCGATGACGTAGCCGACGTTGATGAACGCCTGGCCGATGATCCACAGCGTGGTGGTGGCGGACAGCAGCCTCAGGAACGGGTCGTTGGACCGCCGCGCGATACGCATCCCGGTGTAGGCGAACAGCCCGAACAGCAGCAGCAGCCCGAAGGCGCCGACGAAGCCGAGTTCCTCGCCGATGATCGCGAAGATGAAGTCGTTGTGGGCGTTGGGCAGATAGTTGTACTTGGCGGTGCCCTGGCCCAGGCCGGCGCCGAAGAAGCTGCCGTTGGCCAGCGCCATCTTCGACTGCCGGGCCTGATAGCCGATGCCCTGGGCGTCGGCGGAGGGGTCGATCCACGAGCGCACTCGGTCGGAGCGGTAACCGGCGGACACCGCCATCACCGCGGCCACCGCCAGCGCCGCCGACAGCGACGTGACGAACACCTTCAGCGACAGCCCGGCGTACCAGAGCAGGCCGAGCAGGATGATCGACATCGAGACGGTCTGGCCGAGGTCGGGCTGCACCACGACCAGGCCCATCGCGATGACGGCCGCCGGGATCAGCGGGACCAGCATCTCGCGCAGCGACGCGTGTTCCATCCGCCGGGTGGCCAGCACATGGGCACCCCAGATGGCCAGGGCGATCTTGGCCAGCTCGGAGGGCTGCATGGAGAATCCGGCGACGACGAACCAGCCGCGGGAGCCGTTGGAGTAGGTGCCGATGCCCGGGATGAGCACCAGGATCAGCAGGATGACGCTGACGATGAAGCCGGGTAGGGCGAGGCGGCGCAGCACCCGGATCGGGATGCGCACGGCGGCGTAGAAGGCGACCAGGCCGACGATGGTCCACAGCACCTGCTTGGCGAAGATCATCCACGGGGTGCCGTCGGAGTCGTAGGAGTGCACGCCCGAGGCCGAGAGCACCATGATCAGGCCCAGGCTGACCAGCAGGGCGGAGACCGCGACGATCAGGTGGAACGACGTCATCGGCCT contains these protein-coding regions:
- the pgeF gene encoding peptidoglycan editing factor PgeF produces the protein MRDRARAGGAEAKPGPPHTIRRVSTTRAGGVSAPPFDTFNLGDHVGDDPAAVAANRRRLADTIGVAPDHLIWMNQVHGDAVVRVDEPRGTAVDDTDALITTTAGLALAVITADCVPVLLGDEEAGVIGAVHAGRVGAAKGIVARTVEAMVAAGAQVADMTAWLGPAVSGANYEVPAEMADDVEAALPGSRVRTAAGTPGLDLRAGIARQLGDLGLGSVAVDPRCTVADTDLFSHRRGAPTGRLASVVWMQ
- the ftsZ gene encoding cell division protein FtsZ, with product MTPPHNYLAVIKVVGIGGGGVNAVNRMIEQGLKGVEFIAINTDAQALLMSDADVKLDVGRDSTRGLGAGADPEVGRKAAEDAKDEIEELLRGADMVFVTAGEGGGTGTGGAPVVATIARKLGALTVGVVTRPFSFEGKRRSNQAETGINALRESCDTLIVIPNDRLLQMGDAAVSLMDAFRSADEVLLNGVQGITDLITTPGLINVDFADVKGVMSGAGTALMGIGAARGDGRALKAAEIAINSPLLEASMEGAQGVLLSVAGGSDLGLFEINEAASLVQDAAHPDANIIFGTVIDDSLGDEVRVTVIAAGFEAGTVHRKAAPGLAATPAAAPGGAVFTSARAGNLGPGVTSSVFEPAAAASASLHTNGATVSVGGGDDDDDVDVPPFMRH
- a CDS encoding cell division protein FtsQ/DivIB — encoded protein: MSDEPDPDAADDLAGQQAAQEAEQDAGPEEDSAGADFEGPRRRERRERAERRALSERARTLERARLEAKRKADAASVEPHRTPSRGVVRGLKALVWAVLAAVLVVGLGLVLYFTPLMSVRSVDVFGTQAVGRDEVLDVAAVPHGLPLLQLDTDAVAARVAGIRRVASARVQREYPSTVRITIAERIPVAMRDFPDGPHVYDRVGVDFGSEDPAQSLPYLDVENPGPGDPSTRAALEVLTTLRPEIAGQVGRVAAPTAAAVTLTLTDGRVVVWGSTDRSQEKAEKLAALLTVPGRSYDVSSPELATVK
- the murC gene encoding UDP-N-acetylmuramate--L-alanine ligase, which codes for MAELPEELRRVHMVGIGGAGMSGIARILLDRGALVSGSDAKESRGVRALGARGALVRIGHDASSLDLLPGGPTAVITTHAAIPKTNPELVEAQRRGIPVILRPVVLAKLMAGSTSLLVTGTHGKTTTTSMLIVGLQHAGQDPSFAVGGDLGEAGTNAHHGSGSIFVAEADESDGSLLEYHPDVAVVTNIEADHLDFFGSADAYTEVFDAFCDRIVDGGALVVCADDPGAAALARRAAARGIRVLPYGSRPDPDGPEPAATLLSWVQQGTGAVAEIALAGETHPRAMRLAVPGRHMALNALAAVLAAREAGAPVDLVLEGLETFEGVRRRFELVGTADGVRVFDDYAHHPTEVRAVLTALRTVTEQAGDGRVLAVFQPHLYSRTKTFADEFAAALSGADRVFVLDVYAAREQPIAGVSGATIAEKVTVPVAYLPDFSAVAARVAEAAEPGDVVVTMGAGDVTLLGPEILAALADRAGRSPGASW
- the murG gene encoding undecaprenyldiphospho-muramoylpentapeptide beta-N-acetylglucosaminyltransferase, whose amino-acid sequence is MNDAGNPNPGGAVSVVLAGGGTAGHVEPALAVADALRASGADVRITVLGTERGLETRLVPKRGYDLRLITPVPLPRKLNADLARLPLRVRRAVRETRAVFDDVDADVVIGFGGYVALPAYLAARRGLRRRRVPVLIHEANASAGIANKVGARMADRVLAAVDDCGLPGAEVVGMPVRSAITTLDRAALRSSAREHFGFADDAVVLLVFGGSQGAASLNRAVSGAAADLAGRGISVLHAHGPKNTLDLPHRGPGDPPYVAVPYLDRMDLAYAAADLAICRSGAMTVAELSAGGLPAVYVPLPIGNGEQRLNALPVVAAGGALLVDDADLTPELVSDTVGGLLADPDRLAAMTAAAGAAGHRDAADRVARAALELAGRGRS
- the ftsW gene encoding putative lipid II flippase FtsW, with product MAEDPTDDDTTENAVTDDDTTDDATEPAEEKPGGKARGKAAKKKAEKKVEATAVEAPAAETKARAVLHLRNQFGHWLGRPMTSFHLIVAVSALLVSLGLIMVLSASGVHSYDSDGTPWMIFAKQVLWTIVGLVAFYAAVRIPIRVLRRLALPGFIVSVILLILVLIPGIGTYSNGSRGWFVVAGFSMQPSELAKIALAIWGAHVLATRRMEHASLREMLVPLIPAAVIAMGLVVVQPDLGQTVSMSIILLGLLWYAGLSLKVFVTSLSAALAVAAVMAVSAGYRSDRVRSWIDPSADAQGIGYQARQSKMALANGSFFGAGLGQGTAKYNYLPNAHNDFIFAIIGEELGFVGAFGLLLLFGLFAYTGMRIARRSNDPFLRLLSATTTLWIIGQAFINVGYVIGVLPVTGVQLPLISAGGTSTATTLLMIGLMANAARHEPDAVAALRAGRDDTMTRVLRLPPPEVFQPNPVAAARIRKPAPRAAAPAKPAPPRKPAKKRPAAPARRQPARKDPARREPTARREREPARARRDEQPPRPRRRAAEHSGATAAGRSGRAKAQRSAKVATDRSARAAATPRRGAGAGNRRAAPPAGHRQPRGVPTLEGHRYG